In Vicingaceae bacterium, the following proteins share a genomic window:
- a CDS encoding hypothetical protein (possible pseudo, frameshifted) has protein sequence MKTRAASPKSFSVSLSATSDKGCASSITKNNFVTVFPNALADFYFSPDQQSIFSPEFQFYNQSFAANQFVWNFGDGSTSNLPNPTHTYNDTGTYTITLLANNAWGCADTIAKSLRVLPEFAIYVPNAFTPDGDKHNNTWRVYGFGIKNITIYVFNRWGDLIWQGYDLDKEWDGNVNGMPAPQGVYPYRIIVENFKGEMFEYIGAVNLIR, from the coding sequence ATGAAAACGCGAGCGGCTTCCCCAAAATCCTTCTCCGTCTCTTTGTCGGCTACTTCCGACAAAGGGTGTGCTTCGTCCATCACCAAAAACAATTTTGTTACGGTCTTCCCAAATGCCCTGGCCGATTTCTACTTCTCCCCCGACCAACAATCCATCTTCAGCCCGGAATTTCAATTCTACAACCAATCGTTTGCGGCCAATCAGTTTGTTTGGAATTTCGGCGACGGTTCTACTTCCAACCTGCCTAATCCCACTCATACCTATAACGACACGGGCACGTACACCATCACATTGCTGGCAAACAATGCTTGGGGATGTGCCGACACCATTGCAAAATCTTTGAGGGTTTTGCCCGAGTTTGCCATCTATGTGCCCAATGCCTTCACGCCCGATGGAGACAAGCACAACAATACATGGAGGGTATATGGCTTTGGGATTAAAAATATTACCATTTATGTGTTCAACCGATGGGGAGACCTCATCTGGCAGGGTTACGACCTTGACAAAGAATGGGATGGCAATGTCAATGGCATGCCCGCCCCTCAAGGCGTCTATCCTTACAGAATCATCGTAGAAAACTTTAAAGGTGAAATGTTTGAATATATCGGTGCGGTGAATTTGATAAGGTAA
- the rpmG gene encoding 50S ribosomal protein L33: MAKKGNRIQVILECTEHKNSGLPGTSRYVTTKNRKNTPDRLELKKYNPILRRHTIHREIK, translated from the coding sequence ATGGCAAAAAAAGGAAATAGAATTCAGGTTATTTTAGAGTGCACTGAACACAAAAACAGTGGCTTACCGGGAACATCCCGTTATGTTACCACCAAAAACAGAAAAAATACTCCTGATCGATTGGAGTTGAAAAAATATAATCCAATTTTAAGAAGACATACTATTCACAGAGAAATAAAATAA
- the ftsY gene encoding signal recognition particle receptor FtsY → MGFWDFWNKDKKKDLDQGLEKTKSSFFGKLKSALLGKSKIDDDTLDEIEHALISADVGVDTTIKIINRLEEKAKEKKFTSLDELNQLLKETIQELIFSKPSEDFTPFEIPSNINKPYVILVVGVNGVGKTTTIGKLAYQFKQRNYNVILGAADTFRAAAIEQLKLWGERTNTPVIAQKMGSDPAAVAYDTVQSAKAKNADIAIIDTAGRLHNKTHLMNELTKIKKSIQKIIPDAPHEILLVLDATTGQNAFEQAKQFTSATQVNAIALTKLDGTAKGGVVIGISDQYKIPVKYIGVGEKPDQLQPFHPESFLNSFFDIHV, encoded by the coding sequence ATGGGATTTTGGGATTTTTGGAATAAGGATAAGAAAAAAGATCTTGATCAAGGACTTGAAAAAACCAAATCTTCATTTTTTGGCAAATTAAAAAGTGCGCTTTTAGGTAAAAGTAAGATTGATGATGATACTTTGGACGAAATTGAACATGCTTTGATTTCTGCCGATGTTGGTGTTGATACCACAATAAAGATTATCAACCGTTTGGAAGAAAAAGCCAAAGAAAAAAAATTCACTTCTTTAGATGAATTAAATCAATTGCTGAAAGAGACAATTCAAGAACTTATATTTTCCAAACCATCAGAAGATTTTACACCTTTTGAAATACCTTCAAATATAAATAAACCTTATGTTATATTGGTTGTAGGGGTGAACGGCGTCGGAAAAACGACCACTATCGGAAAACTTGCTTATCAATTTAAACAAAGGAATTATAATGTTATATTAGGAGCTGCCGATACATTTCGTGCTGCCGCCATTGAACAATTAAAACTGTGGGGCGAACGTACAAACACTCCTGTAATCGCTCAAAAAATGGGATCGGACCCCGCAGCTGTTGCATACGACACGGTTCAATCCGCCAAAGCTAAAAATGCCGATATTGCCATAATTGATACGGCAGGAAGGTTACATAATAAAACTCATTTGATGAATGAATTGACTAAAATTAAAAAATCCATACAAAAAATCATCCCTGATGCACCACATGAAATTTTACTAGTTCTTGATGCTACCACAGGACAAAACGCTTTTGAGCAAGCCAAACAATTTACATCAGCCACTCAGGTAAATGCTATTGCTCTGACGAAATTGGATGGAACAGCAAAGGGAGGTGTTGTAATAGGTATCAGTGATCAATATAAAATTCCTGTTAAATATATAGGTGTGGGAGAAAAACCCGACCAATTACAACCTTTTCATCCTGAATCATTCTTAAACAGTTTTTTTGATATTCATGTATAA
- the rimO gene encoding ribosomal protein S12 methylthiotransferase RimO has protein sequence MKTKPVEKKINIITLGCAKNLFDSEIIINQLKNNDFDVHHNANLDQAPIVIINTCGFIGPAKEESVQTILQCTAAKKEGIIKKVYVAGCLSHRYKEDLKKEIPEVDAYFGTSDFQRILKTLKADYKKELVGERILTTPGHYAYLKISEGCDRPCSFCAIPLMRGKHKSFPIEHLVKQAQTLANQGVKELLIIAQDSTYYGLDLYGERKLAELLKQLSKVDGIEWIRLHYAYPGGFPLDVLDVINESPKICKYIDIPLQHISDSILKSMRRGTTKKRTYELLETIKKRIPGIAIRTTLITGYPGETDHDFEELLSFVKEIEFDRLGVFTYSHEEGTHAFSLKDDVPEKVKSERCNIIMETQQNISLKKNKSLIDHTINVMIDLIEKDHIIGRTEKDSPEIDNEVIFSYKQKNSNLKPGMIVPVRITDAEPYDLFGILQC, from the coding sequence ATGAAAACCAAACCAGTTGAAAAGAAAATCAACATCATCACACTAGGATGTGCCAAAAATTTGTTTGACAGTGAAATAATAATCAATCAATTAAAAAATAATGATTTTGATGTACATCATAACGCCAATTTAGATCAAGCCCCCATAGTAATAATCAATACCTGTGGTTTTATTGGTCCCGCAAAAGAAGAATCTGTTCAAACAATACTTCAATGCACTGCCGCCAAAAAGGAAGGAATCATAAAAAAAGTTTATGTAGCCGGATGCTTATCCCACCGTTATAAAGAAGATTTGAAAAAAGAAATTCCCGAAGTTGATGCATATTTTGGCACAAGTGACTTTCAAAGAATATTGAAAACTCTTAAAGCCGATTACAAAAAAGAATTGGTCGGCGAGAGAATTCTAACCACCCCCGGACATTATGCATATTTAAAAATTTCTGAAGGTTGTGACCGCCCTTGCTCTTTTTGTGCCATTCCTCTTATGCGTGGCAAACACAAATCTTTTCCGATAGAACATCTTGTAAAACAAGCCCAAACATTGGCTAATCAAGGTGTTAAAGAATTATTGATCATCGCACAAGATTCTACATACTATGGATTAGACCTATATGGAGAAAGAAAACTTGCAGAATTGTTAAAACAATTATCAAAAGTTGACGGCATCGAATGGATTCGTTTACATTATGCTTACCCCGGCGGTTTTCCATTGGATGTTTTGGATGTCATCAATGAATCCCCTAAAATTTGCAAGTATATTGATATTCCCTTACAGCATATTTCGGACAGTATTTTAAAATCAATGAGGAGAGGTACGACTAAAAAGAGAACCTACGAACTTTTGGAAACCATAAAAAAAAGAATTCCCGGCATTGCCATCAGAACAACTTTAATCACCGGATATCCCGGTGAAACCGACCATGATTTTGAAGAATTATTGTCGTTTGTTAAAGAGATTGAATTTGACCGTTTAGGTGTATTCACTTATTCTCATGAAGAAGGTACTCATGCTTTTTCTTTAAAAGATGATGTGCCGGAAAAGGTGAAAAGTGAACGTTGCAATATTATCATGGAAACCCAACAAAATATTTCATTGAAAAAAAATAAATCATTGATAGATCACACCATTAACGTAATGATTGACCTCATAGAAAAAGATCACATTATAGGACGTACTGAAAAAGATTCTCCCGAGATTGACAATGAAGTTATTTTCTCTTACAAACAGAAAAATTCAAATTTAAAACCCGGAATGATAGTTCCTGTTAGAATTACAGATGCCGAACCTTATGATTTATTTGGAATTTTACAATGTTGA
- the bshC gene encoding putative cysteine ligase BshC, protein MLTILNIPNRDIYHLLPNLISDYIQNKIPNSLFENSFHPETILKVIQKKKDFPLEKRKILKDIITKQNLSNHPEVIKNIHKIDQPNTFFITTGHQLNLFGGPAFVFYKIATAIHLSKYFSKHYPEYNFIPLFWMATEDDDIEEINSFDTPGISFKINTTYKGIVKNLPLEDISLSFRKLEKEHLLDPIIQYLQIIIQDFYDNASNYAHAHHRLIQHFFENHGLLILDPSDNKFKDMVRYVLDEEVNYQVISQSIEQQNKILTDHNYKLQAFNRSVNFFKIIDNQRIYIEKNEDIGSSTPFTWNVLSRPVIQEFALPNVAYIGGMNELSYWFQSMASFEHFQLSPPLLVPRSSWFFATHNLIKPVTKYHFPVSKLIEPEHLFYQFLNRWIASKENFTLHDLIEKMNIIQGQISQRIEEVDSTLIASHEKVRKHYQRELEKIEKKAIRSLKKRNKILIDKITKVRQFFLPAGQWQERKIHFLELYLNFGKEKWTDLLIQHSNPFEDIVKTGIV, encoded by the coding sequence ATGTTGACCATATTAAACATACCTAACCGGGACATCTACCATTTATTACCCAACTTAATTTCCGATTATATTCAGAATAAAATCCCAAACAGCTTATTTGAAAACAGTTTCCATCCTGAAACAATATTGAAAGTTATTCAAAAGAAAAAAGATTTTCCTTTAGAGAAAAGAAAAATTTTGAAAGATATCATAACAAAACAAAATCTTTCAAACCATCCGGAAGTCATAAAAAACATTCATAAAATTGACCAACCCAATACATTTTTTATTACCACCGGTCATCAATTGAATCTTTTTGGTGGGCCTGCGTTTGTTTTTTACAAGATTGCAACTGCAATTCATCTGAGCAAATATTTTAGCAAACATTATCCTGAATATAATTTTATTCCTTTGTTCTGGATGGCAACAGAAGACGATGATATCGAAGAAATAAATTCATTTGACACACCCGGAATATCTTTCAAAATCAACACCACTTACAAAGGAATTGTCAAAAATTTACCTTTGGAAGATATTTCCCTTTCCTTCAGGAAGTTAGAGAAAGAACACCTTCTTGACCCAATAATTCAATATTTGCAAATAATTATTCAAGATTTTTATGATAATGCATCGAATTATGCCCATGCACATCATCGGTTGATACAACATTTTTTCGAAAATCATGGTTTATTAATTCTTGATCCTTCAGATAACAAATTTAAGGATATGGTGAGATATGTGTTGGATGAGGAGGTTAACTATCAAGTCATATCTCAATCCATTGAACAACAAAACAAAATCTTAACCGACCATAACTACAAACTGCAAGCATTTAACAGATCGGTTAATTTTTTTAAAATCATTGATAATCAACGGATTTACATAGAAAAAAATGAAGACATAGGCAGCTCGACCCCATTTACATGGAATGTTCTATCCCGTCCTGTAATTCAAGAATTTGCATTACCCAATGTTGCTTATATTGGTGGAATGAATGAATTGTCTTATTGGTTTCAATCAATGGCAAGTTTTGAACATTTTCAACTTTCTCCCCCATTATTGGTACCTCGCAGTTCATGGTTTTTTGCAACACATAATTTGATAAAACCTGTGACAAAATATCATTTTCCGGTTTCTAAACTCATTGAACCTGAACACCTATTTTATCAATTCCTCAACCGATGGATTGCATCAAAAGAAAATTTTACACTTCACGACTTGATTGAAAAAATGAATATAATCCAAGGTCAAATTTCACAACGGATAGAGGAAGTAGACAGCACCTTGATTGCAAGCCATGAAAAAGTCCGGAAGCACTATCAAAGAGAACTTGAAAAGATTGAAAAAAAAGCTATTCGTTCATTAAAAAAAAGAAATAAAATTCTAATCGATAAAATCACCAAAGTACGTCAATTCTTTTTGCCAGCAGGACAATGGCAAGAACGAAAAATTCACTTTTTAGAACTTTATTTAAATTTTGGAAAAGAAAAATGGACAGATTTGCTCATTCAACATAGTAACCCGTTTGAAGATATAGTAAAAACCGGAATTGTATAA
- a CDS encoding 2-nitropropane dioxygenase — translation MIWCSGWELASAVSNAGGLGLIGSGSMYPDVLRHHIRRCKEATNKPFGVNLPLIYPQIDDHIQIILEEKVPIVFTSAGNPAKWTHTLKSHGIKVAHVVPGTKYALKAAEAGVDAVVAEGFEAGGHNGREETTTMCLIPAVRKAISLPLIAAGGIGTGQQMLAAFALGAEGVQIGSRFAASLESSAHDNFKKAVVEAKEGDTMLTLKELTPVRLIKNKFYLKVQDAYKRCASIDELKELLGRGRAKKGIFEGDLDEGELEIGQVSALIDEIKPVKDIIEELIQDFANSKNKLCEINF, via the coding sequence ATGATATGGTGCAGTGGGTGGGAGTTGGCTTCCGCTGTGTCGAATGCAGGTGGGTTGGGATTGATTGGGTCGGGATCTATGTATCCGGATGTGTTAAGACATCATATCCGAAGATGTAAAGAAGCGACCAACAAACCATTTGGTGTTAATCTTCCTTTAATTTATCCGCAAATAGACGATCACATTCAAATTATCCTGGAAGAAAAAGTCCCTATAGTATTTACATCAGCCGGTAATCCTGCCAAATGGACTCACACATTGAAAAGTCATGGAATAAAAGTAGCACATGTTGTTCCCGGCACCAAGTATGCCTTAAAAGCTGCAGAAGCTGGAGTTGATGCAGTCGTAGCGGAGGGGTTTGAGGCAGGTGGACACAATGGGAGAGAAGAAACTACGACTATGTGTTTGATTCCTGCAGTGAGAAAAGCCATATCATTGCCGTTGATAGCTGCCGGGGGGATTGGCACCGGTCAGCAAATGCTTGCTGCATTTGCCTTGGGTGCAGAAGGAGTTCAGATAGGCAGCAGATTTGCAGCATCGCTCGAATCTTCGGCGCACGATAATTTTAAAAAAGCAGTTGTAGAAGCCAAAGAAGGTGACACGATGTTGACATTAAAGGAGTTAACACCGGTAAGGTTAATCAAAAATAAATTCTACTTGAAAGTACAAGATGCATATAAACGTTGTGCAAGTATAGATGAATTGAAAGAATTGCTAGGCCGGGGCAGGGCTAAAAAAGGTATTTTTGAGGGGGACTTAGATGAAGGCGAATTGGAAATTGGACAGGTCAGTGCATTGATAGATGAAATTAAACCGGTAAAAGACATTATAGAAGAATTAATACAAGATTTTGCAAATTCAAAAAATAAATTATGTGAAATAAATTTTTAA